Proteins found in one Labrus bergylta chromosome 8, fLabBer1.1, whole genome shotgun sequence genomic segment:
- the cndp1 gene encoding cytosolic non-specific dipeptidase, which produces MSLQQCGATVWLPEETVTHSSSSEKMNLPVVSVILLVVSTVHAFQYTELAQYIDSHQEEYVEALRDWVAIESDSSNVQKRPELHRMMEMTAQKLRLMGGTVELVDIGEQELPDGQTVTLPKVVTAQFGNDPSKVTVCVYGHVDVQPAKLEDGWATEPYNLTDINGNLYGRGASDNKAPVLAWIHAVGAYQALNMELPVNVKYVIEGMEETGSNGLDAMILAQRDTFFSDVDYIIISDCSWLSRRPALTYGTRGNCYFFAEVEGPKQDLHSGVYGGTVIEPMTDLIGILDTMINPSGKILIPGIREAVAPLSDEEWKMYQDIEFDVENYKSKIGVSHLMYTNKVDLLAHLWRYPTVTIHGIEGAFSDRGTKTVIPAKVIAKFSIRQVPNMDPAMVKKQVTDYLHSVFAKRKSPNKLKVTMVIGAKPWLADPQQALYEAGKAAVRRVFDMEPDLIREGGTIPIAKTFQDVTGKSIIMMPIGGFDDGLHSQNEKMSRYNYIEGTKLFIAYLNEVSKIQKTSV; this is translated from the exons ATGAATCTTCCAGTTGTGTCCGTCATCCTGCTGGTGGTTTCTACTGTCCATGCTTTCCAGTACACAGAGCTGGCACAGTATATTGACAGCCACCAAGAAGAATATGTGGAG gcttTGCGGGACTGGGTGGCAATTGAAAGCGACTCCAGTAACGTCCAGAAGAGACCAGAGCTACACCGCATGATGGAGATGACGGCTCAGaagctgaggctgatgggagGGACTGTAGAGCTGGTGGACATTGGAGAACAagaa CTCCCTGACGGGCAAACGGTAACTTTGCCTAAAGTGGTGACGGCTCAGTTTGGCAACGATCCGAGCAAAGTCACGGTGTGTGTGTACGGTCACGTGGACGTCCAACCAGCGAAGCTCGAGGATGGCTGGGCGACGGAGCCCTACAACCTGACTGACATCAATG GTAACCTTTATGGAAGAGGAGCATCAGACAACAAGGCCCCGGTTTTAGCCTGGATCCATGCTGTGGGGGCTTACCAGGCCCTCAATATG GAGCTGCCGGTGAATGTGAAGTATGTCATCGAGGGCATGGAGGAGACCGGCTCTAACGGTCTGGATGCCATGATCCTGGCCCAGAGGGATACCTTCTTCTCCGACGTGGATTACATCATCATCTCAGACTGCAGCTGGCTCAGCAGACGGCCCGCCCTCACCTACGGCACCAGAGGAAACTGCTACTTCTTCGCTGAG GTTGAAGGACCGAAACAGGACTTACACTCTGGTGTTTATGGAGGCACGGTGATCGAACCAATGACTGACCTCATTGGGATTCTGG ACACAATGATCAACCCCAGTGGTAAGATCCTGATTCCTGGGATCAGAGAGGCCGTGGCCCCTCTCTCTGATGAGGAGTGGAAAATGTACCAGGATATCGAGTTCGACGTCGAAAACTACAAGAGCAAGATTGGTGTCAGCCACCTCATGTACACCAACAAG GTTGACTTATTGGCCCACCTGTGGCGCTACCCCACTGTCACCATCCACGGCATTGAGGGGGCTTTCTCCGACCGCGGCACCAAGACTGTCATCCCCGCTAAGGTTATCGCTAAGTTCTCCATTAGACAAGTTCCCAACATGGACCCTGCTATGGTCAAGAAACAG GTAACAGACTACCTTCATTCAGTGTTTGCCAAGAGGAAGAGTCCTAACAAGCTGAAAGTCACCATGGTGATCGGGGCCAAGCCTTGGCTGGCGGACCCGCAGCAGGCTCTCTATGAGGCTGGGAAGGCTGCTGTTAGGAGag TTTTTGACATGGAACCCGATCTGATCCGTGAGGGCGGGACCATCCCTATTGCGAAAACCTTCCAGGATGTGACGGGGAAGAGCATCATCATGATGCCCATCGGAGGCTTCGACGACGGGCTGCACTCTCAGAACGAGAAAATGAGCAG GTACAACTATATTGAGGGAACCAAGTTATTCATCGCCTACCTGAATGAGGTGTCCAAGATTCAGAAGACCAGTGTGTAA